A genomic window from Terriglobia bacterium includes:
- a CDS encoding zinc ribbon domain-containing protein translates to MPLYEYQCKKCRKQTERIENYSGPHLKKCPQCGGVVERTITAPAIQFKGSGWYVTDYAGKSGSRAESGKSEKSGGGEAAGAAETKGKETASKDAKESKDSKEKKTVKKK, encoded by the coding sequence GTGCCGCTCTACGAGTACCAGTGTAAGAAGTGCCGCAAGCAGACCGAACGTATCGAGAACTATTCCGGGCCGCACCTCAAGAAGTGTCCGCAATGCGGCGGGGTAGTGGAGCGCACGATCACGGCGCCGGCCATCCAGTTCAAGGGGTCGGGCTGGTACGTGACAGATTACGCGGGGAAGTCCGGGAGCCGCGCGGAATCGGGGAAGTCCGAGAAGAGCGGCGGAGGGGAAGCGGCGGGCGCGGCGGAGACGAAAGGCAAAGAGACGGCGTCCAAGGATGCGAAGGAGTCCAAAGACTCCAAGGAAAAGAAGACAGTGAAGAAGAAATAG
- the rsmI gene encoding 16S rRNA (cytidine(1402)-2'-O)-methyltransferase, with product MSPPPTAGAPHGCLFVVGTPIGNLEDISLRALRVLREAGQIACEDTRHTRKLLEHYDIHRPLISYHEHNETTRAPELLAALEHGAKIVLVTDAGTPLVSDPGYHLVQLCVRHGIPVVPVPGPSALLAALCASGLPAGEFVFAGFLPSRTGERRRALERLRLEERTIVLYEAPHRAAESLADALEILGDRPACLAREITKIHEEFQRGSLAQLAEQARSKPPRGEITLILGPPGAQLSAKLQESAQTMAQRVEELMRQANLDRKEALKLAARERGLTRRAAYEQLLETREQESSEESED from the coding sequence ATGTCTCCTCCACCCACCGCCGGCGCCCCGCACGGCTGCCTTTTCGTCGTGGGCACCCCCATCGGCAACCTTGAGGACATCTCCCTGCGCGCTCTGCGCGTCCTCCGCGAAGCCGGCCAGATCGCCTGCGAGGACACCCGGCACACCCGCAAGCTCCTCGAGCACTACGACATTCACCGCCCTCTGATCAGCTATCACGAGCACAACGAAACCACCCGCGCCCCCGAGCTCCTCGCCGCTCTCGAACACGGCGCCAAGATCGTTCTGGTGACCGACGCCGGCACTCCCTTGGTCTCCGACCCCGGTTACCACCTCGTCCAGCTCTGCGTCCGCCACGGCATTCCGGTCGTGCCGGTCCCCGGACCTTCCGCGCTGCTGGCCGCCCTCTGTGCTTCCGGCCTGCCCGCCGGGGAGTTCGTCTTTGCCGGCTTTCTCCCCTCGCGGACCGGCGAACGCCGCCGCGCTCTCGAGCGTCTGCGTCTGGAAGAGCGCACCATCGTGCTCTACGAGGCCCCGCACCGCGCCGCAGAATCGCTGGCGGACGCCCTGGAGATTCTGGGCGACCGCCCGGCCTGCCTGGCCCGCGAAATCACCAAAATTCACGAGGAGTTTCAGCGCGGCTCGCTGGCCCAGCTCGCCGAGCAGGCGCGGAGCAAGCCCCCACGCGGAGAGATCACCCTGATCCTCGGCCCGCCGGGAGCCCAGCTGTCCGCGAAACTTCAGGAATCCGCCCAGACCATGGCCCAGCGCGTGGAGGAGTTGATGCGGCAGGCAAATCTCGACCGCAAAGAGGCGCTGAAGCTGGCGGCGCGCGAGCGCGGACTCACGCGCCGCGCGGCCTACGAGCAGCTGCTCGAGACGCGCGAACAAGAGTCCTCAGAAGAGTCCGAAGACTAG
- a CDS encoding PilZ domain-containing protein: MHLPMTIRGRDSRGFAFEETTSSENLCRSGAAFLVQRDVPPGTDIEIRIPVSVQVRRRPETDFTTQGRVVHVSEELACGGRLVGVQFIGPRFHRVFRPEA, from the coding sequence GTGCATCTGCCGATGACCATCCGCGGGCGGGATAGCCGCGGGTTTGCATTCGAGGAAACAACTTCCAGCGAAAACCTGTGCCGCAGCGGTGCGGCGTTTCTAGTGCAGCGCGACGTACCTCCGGGAACGGACATCGAGATCCGCATTCCCGTCTCGGTGCAGGTGCGGCGGCGTCCGGAGACGGATTTCACCACGCAGGGGCGCGTGGTGCACGTGAGCGAAGAACTGGCCTGCGGGGGACGCCTGGTGGGAGTACAGTTTATCGGGCCGCGGTTCCACCGGGTGTTCCGGCCGGAAGCTTGA
- the dusB gene encoding tRNA dihydrouridine synthase DusB, producing the protein MAGVTDTLFRQVIRGLGGCGLLMTEFTSSEGVTRSARKTLRYLHFEKDEHPISAQLFGANPQVMASAAALVEELGFDIVDINLGCPAKKVVKCGGSGLLRDLKLLEEILRAVRAAVRIPLTIKIRAGWDDKNIVAVEVAKMAQDAGVEAMAVHPRTRVQGLSGRADWGLIAAVKQAVRFPVIGNGDIQSPEDAARMMRETGCDGVMIGRAAASNPWIFSQMAQYQATGRYEQPSQGDRYRLLSGYYRQILDAAPPDAAGKMKQFACWFSFGVKNGGELRRGVHQSRTPGEILERVERFFEHPHAVTGEDVHGANSHCGIEAAGGA; encoded by the coding sequence ATGGCCGGGGTGACCGACACGCTGTTTCGGCAGGTGATCCGCGGGCTGGGCGGGTGCGGACTGCTGATGACGGAGTTCACCAGCTCCGAGGGCGTGACGCGCAGCGCGCGCAAGACCCTGCGTTATCTGCACTTCGAAAAAGACGAACACCCCATCAGCGCGCAGCTTTTCGGGGCCAACCCGCAGGTGATGGCTTCGGCCGCGGCGCTGGTGGAGGAGCTGGGCTTCGACATCGTGGACATCAACCTGGGCTGCCCGGCGAAGAAGGTGGTGAAGTGCGGGGGGTCGGGATTGCTGCGCGATCTGAAGCTGCTGGAGGAGATTTTGCGGGCGGTGCGCGCGGCGGTGCGCATCCCGCTGACCATAAAGATCCGCGCGGGGTGGGACGATAAAAATATTGTGGCCGTGGAGGTCGCCAAGATGGCTCAGGACGCGGGAGTGGAGGCCATGGCGGTGCATCCGCGGACGCGCGTGCAGGGCTTGAGCGGGCGCGCGGACTGGGGACTGATCGCCGCGGTCAAGCAGGCGGTGCGCTTCCCGGTGATCGGAAACGGCGATATCCAGAGCCCGGAAGATGCGGCGCGCATGATGCGCGAGACGGGCTGCGACGGGGTGATGATCGGGCGCGCGGCGGCCAGCAATCCGTGGATTTTTTCACAGATGGCGCAATACCAGGCTACGGGGCGCTACGAGCAGCCATCCCAGGGCGACCGCTACCGGTTACTATCCGGCTACTACCGGCAGATTCTGGATGCCGCTCCGCCCGACGCTGCAGGCAAAATGAAGCAGTTCGCTTGCTGGTTTTCGTTTGGGGTGAAGAACGGCGGCGAACTGCGGCGTGGAGTTCACCAATCGCGGACGCCCGGGGAGATTCTTGAGCGCGTCGAGCGATTTTTCGAGCATCCGCACGCCGTCACGGGGGAGGATGTCCATGGCGCTAACAGCCACTGTGGCATCGAAGCAGCGGGCGGAGCGTAG